The nucleotide sequence TCGACCCGTGGTGGCAGACGCTGCTGGTCGCCGCCGGCAGCATGGTCGTCGTGTCGTTCGTCGTCATCGGCGTCGCGCCGCGCACGCTGGGCCGCCAGCACGCCGAGGGCGTCGCGCTGGCCTTCGCCGGCCTGCTGCTCAGCGTCACGCGCGTGCTCGGCCCGATCCCGAAGCTGCTCATCATGCTCGGCAACGCGCTCACCCCGGGCAAGGGCTTCCGCGAAGGGCCGTTCGCGACGGAGGCCGAGCTGCGCGAGCTGGTCGACCTCGCCGAGGCCGGCCGCATCATCGAGTCCGGCGAGCGGCAGATGATCCACTCGGTCTTCGAGCTGGGCGACACCGTGGTCCGCGAGGTCATGGTGCCGCGCACCGACGTCGTGTTCATCGAGGCGAACAAGACGCTGCGGCAGTTCCAGTCGCTGGCGCTGCGCAGCGGGTTCAGCCGCATCCCCGCGGTCGGGCCGGGCGGGCTCGACGACATCGTCGGCATCACCTACCTCAAGGACGTCGCGCGCCGGCTCTACGACAACCGCGACGCCGAGTCCGTCGAGCGGGTCGGGTCCGTGCTCCGGCCGGCGTTCTTCGTACCGGACTCCAAGCCGGCCGACGACCTGCTGCGCGAGATGCAGGCGCAGCGCATCCACGTCGCCGTCGTCGTCGACGAGTACGGCGGCACCGCCGGCCTGGTCACCATCGAGGACATCCTCGAGGAGATCGTCGGCGAGATCACCGACGAGTACGACTCCGACGAGGACGGCATCGAGACCCTCGACGACGGCGTGGTCCGGGTGAGCTCCCGGCTGCACATCGACGACCTCGGCGAGCTGTTCGGCCTGGAGCTGTCCGACGACGACGTCGACACCGTCGGCGGCCTCATGGCCAAGCAACTGGGCCGGGTGCCCATCGCCGGAGCCGAGGCCGACGTCGCCGGGCTGCACCTCGTCGCGGAGGGTCCGTCCGGCCGCCGCAACCGCATCGGAACCGTCAGGGTGAGCCGGCTCGTTCAGGTCACCGACAGCGAGCCGCACGAGGAGCATGCGTGAGCGACGCACTCGACCCCGAGGACGCCAAGATCCTCACCCTGGCCCGGTCCGCCCGGGCACGCACCGGCGCACCCGCCGGCGCGGCGGTCCGCGACGCCGACGGCCGCACATACGCCGCCGCCGACGTCGCGCTGCCGTCGCTACGCCTCACCGCGCTGCAGCTGGCCGTCGCTTCGGCGGTGTCCAGCGGGGCCACCGGACTCGAGGCGGCGGCGGTCGTCACCACCGGTGATGCCGCCGGTGTGGACACCGCGGTGGTGTCGGATCTCGGCGGACCGGGTATACCGGTCTACGTCGCTGGTCCCGACGGCACGCCGCTTACGGCGCTGCGTTCGTAGCCATCCTCATCCGAGTGCGCTAACGTGCGGCCGTTCGACCTCCGAGGCGACCGACCGAAGACGGAGATACGAATGAACTTCTGCAGCAACTGCGGGGCGCCGGCGACGGGCTCGGCGTACTGCGGCAACTGCGGTGCGCCGATGCCGGCGTCCGCGGCGGCCCAGACGCCTGCTCAGGCGCCGGCCGGGCCGGGCGGTTCGTCCACGCCCGGTGGCCCGTCCGCACCCGGCACGACGCCGGGCGGAGCGGCGTCCGCGCCTGGTGGGGTGGGTCTACCCGGTGGGGCGGCCGCGCCAGGCGGCGCGGCGCGCAACCCGTTCGCCGACATCCCGGTGCTGGACTACGCCCGCGACATCGTCGCGCTGGTGCTCCTGCTCGTCTCGTTCGGCATGCCGTGGGACCTCGAGGACTCGGCCACCGGCAAGGTCTACGTCGTCCTGGTGACGCTGCTGTCCGTCATCTCGCTGGCGCTGCCCTACCTGAAGCGCGGCGGCGTGCTGCCGCCGTCGTGGGGCACCGCGGAGTTGCGGCTGGCCCGCCTCGCCGCCAACGCGCCGTACGTCGTGGTCGTGCTGATCACGCTGGTGCTCGGCTACGTCGGCGAGAACGGCGGCGACGGCGTGGGCGTCGGCATCGCCTTCGGCCTGGCCGGCGCGCTGCTCGCGGCGCAGGGCCGCGAGGCCGAGCAGACCCCGACCGGCGACGGACCGCTCTGGCGGTGGGTCGCACTGGGCATCGGCGGGCTGTTCGCGCTGCTGACGGTGGTCAGCCTCATCACGTTCCTCACCGACTCCGCCGAGGGCCTCGAGTGGGAAGTCGTCACCTACCTCATCGTCGCGATGCTGCTGTCGCTCGCGCTGGTCGCGCTCCCGCTGCTGGGCGTGCTGCGCGGCGACGCCGCCTGGCGCGACGTGCTGCTGCTGCTCGGCGTCGTGGCGCTGTTCGTCGGCGTGTGGCAGATGGGCGCCGACGCCACCATGTCCGACGCGTGGAGCCTCAGCACGTTCGGGCCGCGGCTGATCCTCGTCCCGGCGCTCGCCGTCGCGGCGGCCGCGCCCGGCCTGCGGTCGCAGTACCAGCAGACGCCCGGCGCGGCGTACTGGTCCGCCGTCGGCGCGCGGATGCTCGAGTTGTCCATGCTCGTGGCCGCCGCCGGTGTCGTCCTGTACGTCCTGCAGATCATCGCGGTCGAGGACGGCCGCGGCATCGGCATCGTCGTGCTCGTGCTCATGCTGATCCTGGCGCTGGCGGCCCTGGTCGGCCGCAACGCTCTGGTCCGCGACGCCAACGCGGGCCGGGCCATCGCGGTCGTGGTCGGCGGCGTGTTCATCCTGCTCGGCATCGTGATCGCGGCCATCCTCGGCGCCTCCGACGAGACGATCGTGTCCGAGGCCGACGCGACGATCATCAGCGTGCTGTGGTGGTTCGGGGTGGCGCTGTTCGTGGTGCTGACGGCGCCGCCGTCGGTCCGCGCCGAGTACGGCCCGATCGGCGCCAGCCAGCTCAGCTTCAGCAGCGTGCTGCCGGGCAACGGCGGCGGCAGCGGTTCGGCCACGACGACGGCGGCGGCGCCCGCCGGCAGCGGGGTCGCGACCGGAGCCGCCGCGGCGGCCGCCGGAGCCGCGGCGGCCCGCCCGGCCGAGGCGAAGGCCGCGGCCGCGGAACGCGACGCCGAGGCGAAGACCCAGGCCGCCGAGCTCAAGGCGGACGCCAAGACGCAGGCCGCCGAGGCCAAGGCCGAGGCTGCCACGCAGGCCGCGAACGCGAAGACCGACGCCGCCGAGACGAAGGCGGCGGCCGAGGCCAAGGCCGCCGACGCCAAGGCGGACGCGGCGGCCAGGACGGACGGCGCGGCCAAGGGTGGCGAGGTGCCGGCCAGCCCGGCCGTGCCCGCCGGCGAGGCCAAGACCGTCACCGGTGCCCCCGGCGGCGGCGAGGGCCTGCTCGGCGAGGCGAAGCCCGGCCCGATCAGCGTCCTCGCCGTCGGCCAGTCCAGCGCCGACGACACCGCCACCCGCATCGACCAGCCTCGGGTCGAGCCGGCCACCCGGGTCGACCAGCCGGCCGTCTCCGACGCCGGCCTGCCGGGGTCCGGGTTCGACGCCCGCACGGCGCTCGACCCGAACACCCCGCTGCAGACGCTGGCCGACATCGCTGCCCAGGAGCCGGGGCTGCGCAAGTACGTCGCCGCCAACCCGTCGACCTACCCGGAGCTGCTGACCTGGCTGAGCCAGCTCGGCGACCCCGAGATCGACGAAGCGCTGCGCCGTCGCGGCCGCTGAGCTGACACACACCGACGCCGGCCGGGGTTCACGCCCAGGCCGGCGTCGTTTGTTTGTCAGTGCGCCGGGGTGTTGCCGAGTTGGCCGTCCCCCTGCTGCCCATGGTCTTAGCCGGGGACGCGCGCCTCAAGTCCGACGCCTCTGCTGGTTGCGGTGGTCTGTGGTTGGGGGCTCTGGACTTGACCCGCGCGTCCCCGGTCTAAAGAACGGGCAGCTATCAGGGGGACGGGGGGGTGTGGCGACGGGCGGGTCCTGGTCTGGTGTGACGTCGTGGTCTGCCGTTACGCGAAAGGGCGGGTTCGGGGCTGGTGGCGTGACTTGGGGCCAGGACGTAACGGCAGACCAGGACCCCGGCCTTACCAACGTGGGTGTGGAGCGCGTCCTGGGTGTGAGTCGCGTTTTCGGGCCTGTTTCGCCGGTTCGGCGCGCCTCACACCCAGGACGCGCCTCAGACCCAGGACGCCAACGCCGCAAATCGGGCGAACGGCGCGAACGGTCGGGCTGTGCCCGGTTCTTCCCCGTCCCCCTGATAGCTGCCCGTTCTTAGGCCGCGTGCGCGCGGGTCAAGCGGTCATCGCCGCGCGAAGCGCTCCAAATTGTCCGCTTGAGGCGCGGGTGCGCGGCTAAGAAAATGGGCAGCAGGGGGGACGCCCAACTCGGCAAACCCCCGCCGAACCGTGGCACCTGGTCAGCTGCGGTCCAACACCACGGTGAGGGCATCGGCCGCAGCGTCGCGCACGCCGGTCAGGCCGGCGCCGTCGGCGAGGGCGCCGAGGACCGCGCCGTCGACCACGGCCAGGACCACGTGCGGCGGTATGTCGGCGGCGAGGCCGGAGTGGTCCAGCACGGCCGCCACGCTCTCGCGCGCCGCCGCGTTGGTGCGCTTGGCGGCCGCCGCGAACAGCGGCTCGCGGGCGGCCAGCACGTAGCGTTCGTACCACGCGACCAGCGCGCCGTACTCGTCCGGCGTCAGGAGGGCGGCGATCATCCGGGCCACCGCAGCTGCGCCCCGCCGCCGGGCCGGCAGTGCCTCGACGGCGGCGGACATGCGGGCGACGTCGGCGTCGGCGAGGGCTTCGACGGCGGCGCGGCGCAGCTCGGTCAAGTCGGCGAAGTAGTAGGTCGTCGCGCCCAGGGGCACGCCCGCCTTGCCCGCCACCGCACGGTGGCTCACGGCCTCCAGCCCGCCGTCCAGCAGCAGGTCGGCCGCCGCCCGGACCAGGGCGGCGCGCCGCTGCTCGCCCTTGGCGGTCGCCATCAGTGTGCCCCGCCGCCGGCGAGGTTCAGCAGGATCACGCCGGACACGATGAGCCCGATCGCCGCGATGCGCAGGAACGTCGCCGGGTCGTCGAAGAACAGCATGCCGACGATGGCCGTGCCGGCCGCGCCGATGCCGGTCCAGACCGCGTACGCGGTACCGACCGGCAGCTCGCGCAGGCCCAGGCCCAGCAGCAGCATGCTGATGACGACCGTGACGCCGAAGGTCAGCGACGGCCAGAGTCGGGTGAAGCCGTTGGACTCCTTGAGCGAGACCGCGAAGGCCGTTTCGAACAGCCCGCCGACGATCACGTAGAGCCACGCCATGATGTCCTCCTCATACTTCAATTCCTGTACGACTGTACCATAAAACTGGTACGAGTGTACAACTCGGCTCCGCGACGGGACCGGAGGTGGGAGACTCGACACCGTGATCGGTGACTACGAGGGCTTCCGCTCCGGCTTCGCCTGCTTCGTCGGGCGGCCCAACGCGGGC is from Jiangella alkaliphila and encodes:
- a CDS encoding hemolysin family protein is translated as MFASPLPAATLAAAADSSTTAGGASTVWLLVSAAVLVVVAMLFAMSEAALTTISRSRAEELHRAGRRGSDALVRVASDPVPALNTALLLRMACEVAAVVMVAVVCEEYFDPWWQTLLVAAGSMVVVSFVVIGVAPRTLGRQHAEGVALAFAGLLLSVTRVLGPIPKLLIMLGNALTPGKGFREGPFATEAELRELVDLAEAGRIIESGERQMIHSVFELGDTVVREVMVPRTDVVFIEANKTLRQFQSLALRSGFSRIPAVGPGGLDDIVGITYLKDVARRLYDNRDAESVERVGSVLRPAFFVPDSKPADDLLREMQAQRIHVAVVVDEYGGTAGLVTIEDILEEIVGEITDEYDSDEDGIETLDDGVVRVSSRLHIDDLGELFGLELSDDDVDTVGGLMAKQLGRVPIAGAEADVAGLHLVAEGPSGRRNRIGTVRVSRLVQVTDSEPHEEHA
- a CDS encoding cytidine deaminase; this encodes MSDALDPEDAKILTLARSARARTGAPAGAAVRDADGRTYAAADVALPSLRLTALQLAVASAVSSGATGLEAAAVVTTGDAAGVDTAVVSDLGGPGIPVYVAGPDGTPLTALRS
- a CDS encoding zinc ribbon domain-containing protein gives rise to the protein MNFCSNCGAPATGSAYCGNCGAPMPASAAAQTPAQAPAGPGGSSTPGGPSAPGTTPGGAASAPGGVGLPGGAAAPGGAARNPFADIPVLDYARDIVALVLLLVSFGMPWDLEDSATGKVYVVLVTLLSVISLALPYLKRGGVLPPSWGTAELRLARLAANAPYVVVVLITLVLGYVGENGGDGVGVGIAFGLAGALLAAQGREAEQTPTGDGPLWRWVALGIGGLFALLTVVSLITFLTDSAEGLEWEVVTYLIVAMLLSLALVALPLLGVLRGDAAWRDVLLLLGVVALFVGVWQMGADATMSDAWSLSTFGPRLILVPALAVAAAAPGLRSQYQQTPGAAYWSAVGARMLELSMLVAAAGVVLYVLQIIAVEDGRGIGIVVLVLMLILALAALVGRNALVRDANAGRAIAVVVGGVFILLGIVIAAILGASDETIVSEADATIISVLWWFGVALFVVLTAPPSVRAEYGPIGASQLSFSSVLPGNGGGSGSATTTAAAPAGSGVATGAAAAAAGAAAARPAEAKAAAAERDAEAKTQAAELKADAKTQAAEAKAEAATQAANAKTDAAETKAAAEAKAADAKADAAARTDGAAKGGEVPASPAVPAGEAKTVTGAPGGGEGLLGEAKPGPISVLAVGQSSADDTATRIDQPRVEPATRVDQPAVSDAGLPGSGFDARTALDPNTPLQTLADIAAQEPGLRKYVAANPSTYPELLTWLSQLGDPEIDEALRRRGR
- a CDS encoding TetR/AcrR family transcriptional regulator, with the protein product MATAKGEQRRAALVRAAADLLLDGGLEAVSHRAVAGKAGVPLGATTYYFADLTELRRAAVEALADADVARMSAAVEALPARRRGAAAVARMIAALLTPDEYGALVAWYERYVLAAREPLFAAAAKRTNAAARESVAAVLDHSGLAADIPPHVVLAVVDGAVLGALADGAGLTGVRDAAADALTVVLDRS
- a CDS encoding DMT family transporter, whose amino-acid sequence is MAWLYVIVGGLFETAFAVSLKESNGFTRLWPSLTFGVTVVISMLLLGLGLRELPVGTAYAVWTGIGAAGTAIVGMLFFDDPATFLRIAAIGLIVSGVILLNLAGGGAH